The nucleotide window CGGAATTCTTCAGCCATGTCGGCGACTCCACCGGCGCCCCCACCTGGGATGTCGATGCCGCCTTCAACGGCGTGGGAACCGCGGTGCCTTACCAGGCGTTCGACTTCCATGTCGACACGGACGGCCGCTACCTGTTCCTGGCCGCGGCCCGCTTCGACAGCATGATCATCCTGTATGAAGGCGGTTTCGATGCCAGCGCGCCGAACGACAACCTGATCCGGTTCAACGACGACATCCTCACACCGAACACGTCCGGTTTCCAGGCGGAATTGACGGCCGGGCTGCAATACACCTTCGTCATCACCGGCTTCAACGACTCGGAATTCGGGGCATACAGCTTCACCATCGGCGGCCCGGGGTCGATCATGCCGGGGCCCGTGGCGGCGGTGCCTGAACCGTCCACCTGGCTGATGCTCGGGTTGGGTCTCGCGGCCGTGGGCTTCACGGCCCGCCGCAAAGCGCTGCCGCGCTGAGGCGGGCACGCACTGAGGCGACACGCACGGCGGGGCTGCGGCTCCGCCGTTTTTTCACTGCCTGTCCTCCTACACCCACCCCTCCCGCGCGCCTATTCCGCCCCCTCCGGGCGCGTCCTATGATGGCTTGCAATCAATCAATCAGGAGACCATCATGCAAAATCAAGGCAACGGCGGACGTACCCTGGACCAGAAAACCCATGACGGTACGAGC belongs to Pseudoduganella albidiflava and includes:
- a CDS encoding PEP-CTERM sorting domain-containing protein, producing MNIRKFFSAALAACALFTGFASTASAEFFSHVGDSTGAPTWDVDAAFNGVGTAVPYQAFDFHVDTDGRYLFLAAARFDSMIILYEGGFDASAPNDNLIRFNDDILTPNTSGFQAELTAGLQYTFVITGFNDSEFGAYSFTIGGPGSIMPGPVAAVPEPSTWLMLGLGLAAVGFTARRKALPR